The following are encoded together in the Lagopus muta isolate bLagMut1 chromosome 7, bLagMut1 primary, whole genome shotgun sequence genome:
- the NKTR gene encoding NK-tumor recognition protein isoform X4: MANRGKHTNGSQFFITTKPAPHLDGVHVVFGLVISGFEVIEQIENLKTDTASRPYADVRVIDCGVLVTKPAKDALEKKKKVCSDSEASDSTSSGSDPSETSSESEAEDERSRRRKRKRRAKTKQSRKRRKEERKKEDLRSKRTSNQRCSLSDKSDVTEKTVDVSTKRDKPVVRPEEIPPVPENRFLLRRDVPVVSAEPETKLLDATPVLTDQKPSVSKSGRKIKGRGTIRYHTPPRSRSCSESDDDESSETPPHWKEEMQRLRTYRPPSGEKWSKGDKLSDPCTSRWDERSASRRSRSWSHNGYSDLSTVRYSSHHKKHRKKKVKHKKKSKKQKHFKKHKQAKKKKASASSEVESSRSFRKKKSSCDRERKSRSSSLSSRHSSRRDWSKSDKEDQSSSTFSSRESRSYYRSRSRSRSRSKSRSYSQRSSRSRSASKSSRSRSRSRSSSNPRHQKTVSNSPRNISARLNESKLNKPSDPVRAVILPSDKVVIPPVVPETLPVIPLSDSPPPSRWKPGQKPWKPSYERIQEMKAKATHLIPPQTNYNLVVVKEANTSSYQKQQGSSDSDRSGYSKYRSDKSSDSWQRSRSRSSRSRSYSRSYTRSRSLSSSRTKSRSSGRSPSLKYRSDRSGYSESTSYFSLSDDDRHRSKRKSASGDQNTRSLKGRQETSSESTLPYKDTKDYDESSRGVKESDSLSSSDFSTDSERSGKVKGAQEKEGHCQLEGDAQQQDKNTFRSVRGEEKSKCEWDGDRSKKKAVKEQSSEQPRGGAKSKQKSYSCSKWDSESNSERGDAHRGRGDSRPSSDKEEGEATSGSDTELSGTKRRKTKSNSSEGVLDSDSAWKVSKQLPSSESESSRSNSTHTRGKAKKHKHESKKALKKSHSKKVKEKSKGKKEKKHKVQKRKEVFHWQPPLEFGEEDEEDINEKPLIKDDKEKQLSKDVKDKKQEACEKDEMVKDKTGNGEKPCADENLLVKNTTPNASPNQNKLNNDSINPNTSTSILNSGINVTTCNNETEHAEESNQNGLDVIQTDDNMEICTPDRNSPGKVVVDALSPVILTDKPQSLGASINKDLQTSEQDAVKPGNNIADFINIKEEAGRQENNSVPASNAKDCSLKSEIAENAQSNSIDNKWKPLQGVGNLQPATISTATEVKNVAAAPEAKPAGLRIEIKAKNKVRPGSLFDEVRKTARLNRRPRNQESSSEEESPSRDDNSPSRSLSRSRSKSESKSRHRTRSESYSHSRSRSRSSTYSYRSRSYTRSRSRGWYSRDRSRSRSSSYHSYKSRSRTYSRSRSRSSSYGHHSRSSRSYTYDSYYSRSRSRSKRSDSYRRSRSYDRRSRSYGSDSESDRSYSNNRSPSESSRYS; the protein is encoded by the exons cgTGCACGTTGTCTTTGGACTGgttatttctggttttgaagTAATAGAACAAATAGAAAATCTGAAAACTGATACTGCCAGCAGACCCTATGCAGATGTACGAGTCATTGACTGTGGGGTGCTTGTTACAAAACCAGCAAAAGATG CtttggagaagaagaagaaagtgtgTTCTGACTCAGAAGCTTCAGACTCAACCTCCAGTGGATCAGACCCCTCAGAAACATCATCTGAAAGTGAAGCTGAAgatgaaagaagcagaagaagaaagcgTAAAAGAAGAGCTAAAACCAAACAGTCAAGAAAAcggaggaaggaagagaggaagaaggaggatCTGAGGAGCAAGCGAACCTCAAACCAAAGATG caGCCTTTCTGACAAGAGCGACGTAACAGAaaaaacagtggatgtcagcacaaAGAGGGATAAACCTGTGGTACGTCCTGAAGAAATTCCCCCAGTGCCTGAAAATAGATTCTTGCTGAGAAGAGATGTGCCTGTTGTCAGTGCAGAGCCTGAAAC GAAGCTTCTTGATGCTACTCCAGTTCTAACTGACCAGAAACCATCAGTGTCTAAATCTGGACgaaaaattaaaggaagagGCACAATA CGATATCACACCCCACCTCGATCACGGTCGTGCTCTGAATCTGATGATGATGAGAGCAGTGAGACTCCTCCTCACTGGAAAGAGGAAATGCAGAGATTACGAACATACAGACCACCTAGTGGAGAAAAGTGGAGTAAAGGCGATAA GTTAAGTGACCCATGTACAAGCAGGTGGGATGAAAGAAGTGCGTCACGGAGATCAAGATCGTGGTCACATAACGGCTACTCTGATCTGAGTACTGTGAGGTACTCCAGTCAccacaaaaagcacagaaaaaagaaagtgaaacataaaaagaagtctaaaaagcagaagcatttcAAGAAGCACAAGCAagctaaaaaaaagaaagcatcagctTCATCAGAGGTGGAATCCTCACGTTCattcaggaagaagaaatcgTCCTGTGATCGTGAGAGGAAATCTCGTTCCTCCTCGTTGTCTTCTAGACATTCTTCCAGAAGAGACTGGTCTAAATCTGATAAGGAAGACCAGAGTTCATCAACTTTCTCAAGCAGAGAGAGTCGGTCATACTACAGGTCCAGGTCCAGATCCAGATCTAGGTCTAAGTCAAGGTCTTATTCCCAAAGAAGTTCCAGATCAAGGTCAGCCTCTAAATCATCGCGTTCTCGAAGTAGGTCAAGATCAAGTTCTAATCCTAGGCATCAAAAGACTGTTTCCAATTCTCCACGAAATATTTCAGCACGATTAAATGAAAGTAAGTTGAACAAGCCTTCTGACCCTGTAAGAGCAGTTATACTACCAAGTGATAAGGTCGTCATCCCACCAGTTGTCCCAGAGACCCTCCCTGTAATACCCTTAAGTGATAGTCCTCCACCTTCAAGGTGGAAGCCCGGACAAAAACCATGGAAGCCATCTTATGAGCGAATTCAAGAAATGAAAGCTAAAGCAACCCATTTAATACCCCCCCAGACTAATTATAATTTAGTAGTTGTTAAAGAGGCTAACACATCTTCGTATCAAAAGCAACAGGGCAGTTCTGACAGCGATCGAAGCGGCTATTCCAAATACCGCAGTGACAAAAGCTCAGATAGTTGGCAGAGATCGAGAAGCAGGTCCTCTCGAAGCAGGTCGTACTCCAGGTCTTACACAAGATCTAGAAGTCTGTCTAGCTCAAGGACGAAATCTCGTTCTTCTGGCAGATCACCATCACTGAAATACCGCAGTGACAGGTCAGGATACAGTGAGTCAACGTCTTATTTTTCCCTCAGTGATGATGACAgacacagaagcaaaagaaaatctgcatcGGGTGATCAGAACACGCGTTCTCTTAAAGGGAGGCAAGAAACAAGCTCTGAAAGTACCCTTCCTTACAAGGATACGAAGGACTATGATGAGTCTTCTCGAGGAGTGAAAGAGAGTGACAGTTTATCATCTTCAGACTTCTCTACTGACAGCGAGCGTTCTGGTAAAGTGAAGGGAGCCCAAGAAAAGGAAGGCCATTGTCAGTTAGAAGGAGATGCTCAGCAACAGGATAAAAATACCTTCCGTTCTGTGAGAGGGGAGGAGAAATCCAAGTGTGAATGGGATGGTGACCGttctaaaaagaaagcagtcaaAGAGCAATCTTCTGAGCAACCTAGAGGTGGTgcaaaaagtaaacaaaaatccTACTCATGTAGTAAATGGGACTCTGAGTCAAACTCAGAACGGGGAGATGCTCATCGTGGTAGGGGAGATTCCAGACCCTCGTCCGataaagaggaaggagaggccACATCAGGATCTGATACAGAACTTAGTGGTACCAAAAGGAGAAAAACGAAATCCAATTCCTCAGAAGGCGTTCTGGATTCTGATAGTGCATGGAAAGTAAGCAAACAGTTGCCATCTTCAGAATCTGAGAGTTCTCGTTCGAACTCAACGCATACCagaggaaaggcaaaaaaacacaaacacgAATCCaaaaaagctcttaaaaaatcacattccaaaaaagtgaaagaaaaatcaaaagggaaaaaggagaaaaaacacaaagttcagaaaagaaaagaagtgtttCACTGGCAGCCCCCACTGGAGTTTggtgaagaagatgaagaagataTAAATGAAAAGCCACTTATCAAGgatgacaaagaaaagcagcttagCAAGGATGTGAAGGATAAAAAACAAGAAGCTTGTGAAAAGGATGAAATGGTCAAAGACAAAACAGGAAATGGTGAAAAACCCTGTGCAGATGAAAACCTGCTAGTTAAAAATACTACTCCTAATGCCTCACCAAATCAAAATAAACTTAATAACGATAGCATCAATCCTAACACTTCAACCAGTATATTAAACTCAGGAATAAATGTGACTACTTGCAATAACGAGACTGAGCATGCTGAAGAAAGCAACCAGAATGGGTTGGATGTAATTCAGACAGATGACAACATGGAGATTTGCACTCCAGACCGTAACTCACCAGGGAAGGTGGTTGTGGACGCTTTGTCTCCTGTCATTCTCACTGATAAACCTCAGAGTTTAGGTGCTAGTATAAACAAAGATTTACAGACCTCCGAACAAGATGCTGTCAAACCAGGAAACAACATTGCAGACTTCATTAATATTAAAGAAGAAGCAGGAAGGCAAGAGAATAACTCCGTTCCTGCATCTAATGCTAAAGACTGTAGTTTGAAAAGTGAAATTGCTGAAAATGCCCAAAGCAATTCAATTGATAATAAATGGAAGCCCTTGCAAGGTGTTGGTAATCTGCAACCAGCTACAATTAGTACTGCCACGGAAGTGAAAAACGTGGCTGCAGCACCGGAGGCTAAGCCAGCAGGTTTGAGAAttgaaataaaagctaaaaataaagtaaGGCCTGGATCTCTGTTTGACGAGGTTAGGAAGACAGCACGACTAAATCGAAGGCCAAGGAACCAAGAAAGCTCCAGCGAGGAGGAGTCTCCAAGTAGAGATGACAACAGTCCATCCAGGAGCCTCAGCAGGTCTCGAAGTAAATCTGAATCTAAATCCAGACACCGAACGCGGTCTGAATCGTACAGTCACTCAAGAAGCCGATCCCGAAGCTCTACGTATTCTTACAG GTCAAGAAGCTATACAAGAAGCAGAAGTAGAGGCTGGTACAGCAGAGATCGGTCGAGAAGCCGAAGTAGTTCTTACCACAGTTATAAGAGTCGGAG TCGAACCTACAGTAGAAGCCGATCCAGAAGTAGTTCTTATGGTCACCACAGCCGGTCCAG TAGGTCATACACCTATGATAGTTACTATAGCAGAAGTCGAAGTAGAAGTAAAAGGAGCGACAGCTATCGAAGATCTAGAAGTTATGACAGAAGATCCAG ATCTTATGGCTCTGATAGCGAAAGTGATCGCAGTTACTCCAACAACCGAAGTCCCAGTGAGAGCAGCAGATACAGCTGA
- the NKTR gene encoding NK-tumor recognition protein isoform X2 — translation MGVQDRPQCFFDIEINREPVGRIMFQLFSDICPKTCKNFLCLCSGEKGIGKTTGKKLCYKGTTFHRVVKNFMIQGGDFSEGNGKGGESIYGGYFKDENFILKHDRAFLLSMANRGKHTNGSQFFITTKPAPHLDGVHVVFGLVISGFEVIEQIENLKTDTASRPYADVRVIDCGVLVTKPAKDALEKKKKVCSDSEASDSTSSGSDPSETSSESEAEDERSRRRKRKRRAKTKQSRKRRKEERKKEDLRSKRTSNQRCLSDKSDVTEKTVDVSTKRDKPVVRPEEIPPVPENRFLLRRDVPVVSAEPETKLLDATPVLTDQKPSVSKSGRKIKGRGTIRYHTPPRSRSCSESDDDESSETPPHWKEEMQRLRTYRPPSGEKWSKGDKLSDPCTSRWDERSASRRSRSWSHNGYSDLSTVRYSSHHKKHRKKKVKHKKKSKKQKHFKKHKQAKKKKASASSEVESSRSFRKKKSSCDRERKSRSSSLSSRHSSRRDWSKSDKEDQSSSTFSSRESRSYYRSRSRSRSRSKSRSYSQRSSRSRSASKSSRSRSRSRSSSNPRHQKTVSNSPRNISARLNESKLNKPSDPVRAVILPSDKVVIPPVVPETLPVIPLSDSPPPSRWKPGQKPWKPSYERIQEMKAKATHLIPPQTNYNLVVVKEANTSSYQKQQGSSDSDRSGYSKYRSDKSSDSWQRSRSRSSRSRSYSRSYTRSRSLSSSRTKSRSSGRSPSLKYRSDRSGYSESTSYFSLSDDDRHRSKRKSASGDQNTRSLKGRQETSSESTLPYKDTKDYDESSRGVKESDSLSSSDFSTDSERSGKVKGAQEKEGHCQLEGDAQQQDKNTFRSVRGEEKSKCEWDGDRSKKKAVKEQSSEQPRGGAKSKQKSYSCSKWDSESNSERGDAHRGRGDSRPSSDKEEGEATSGSDTELSGTKRRKTKSNSSEGVLDSDSAWKVSKQLPSSESESSRSNSTHTRGKAKKHKHESKKALKKSHSKKVKEKSKGKKEKKHKVQKRKEVFHWQPPLEFGEEDEEDINEKPLIKDDKEKQLSKDVKDKKQEACEKDEMVKDKTGNGEKPCADENLLVKNTTPNASPNQNKLNNDSINPNTSTSILNSGINVTTCNNETEHAEESNQNGLDVIQTDDNMEICTPDRNSPGKVVVDALSPVILTDKPQSLGASINKDLQTSEQDAVKPGNNIADFINIKEEAGRQENNSVPASNAKDCSLKSEIAENAQSNSIDNKWKPLQGVGNLQPATISTATEVKNVAAAPEAKPAGLRIEIKAKNKVRPGSLFDEVRKTARLNRRPRNQESSSEEESPSRDDNSPSRSLSRSRSKSESKSRHRTRSESYSHSRSRSRSSTYSYRSRSYTRSRSRGWYSRDRSRSRSSSYHSYKSRSRTYSRSRSRSSSYGHHSRSSRSYTYDSYYSRSRSRSKRSDSYRRSRSYDRRSRSYGSDSESDRSYSNNRSPSESSRYS, via the exons cgTGCACGTTGTCTTTGGACTGgttatttctggttttgaagTAATAGAACAAATAGAAAATCTGAAAACTGATACTGCCAGCAGACCCTATGCAGATGTACGAGTCATTGACTGTGGGGTGCTTGTTACAAAACCAGCAAAAGATG CtttggagaagaagaagaaagtgtgTTCTGACTCAGAAGCTTCAGACTCAACCTCCAGTGGATCAGACCCCTCAGAAACATCATCTGAAAGTGAAGCTGAAgatgaaagaagcagaagaagaaagcgTAAAAGAAGAGCTAAAACCAAACAGTCAAGAAAAcggaggaaggaagagaggaagaaggaggatCTGAGGAGCAAGCGAACCTCAAACCAAAGATG CCTTTCTGACAAGAGCGACGTAACAGAaaaaacagtggatgtcagcacaaAGAGGGATAAACCTGTGGTACGTCCTGAAGAAATTCCCCCAGTGCCTGAAAATAGATTCTTGCTGAGAAGAGATGTGCCTGTTGTCAGTGCAGAGCCTGAAAC GAAGCTTCTTGATGCTACTCCAGTTCTAACTGACCAGAAACCATCAGTGTCTAAATCTGGACgaaaaattaaaggaagagGCACAATA CGATATCACACCCCACCTCGATCACGGTCGTGCTCTGAATCTGATGATGATGAGAGCAGTGAGACTCCTCCTCACTGGAAAGAGGAAATGCAGAGATTACGAACATACAGACCACCTAGTGGAGAAAAGTGGAGTAAAGGCGATAA GTTAAGTGACCCATGTACAAGCAGGTGGGATGAAAGAAGTGCGTCACGGAGATCAAGATCGTGGTCACATAACGGCTACTCTGATCTGAGTACTGTGAGGTACTCCAGTCAccacaaaaagcacagaaaaaagaaagtgaaacataaaaagaagtctaaaaagcagaagcatttcAAGAAGCACAAGCAagctaaaaaaaagaaagcatcagctTCATCAGAGGTGGAATCCTCACGTTCattcaggaagaagaaatcgTCCTGTGATCGTGAGAGGAAATCTCGTTCCTCCTCGTTGTCTTCTAGACATTCTTCCAGAAGAGACTGGTCTAAATCTGATAAGGAAGACCAGAGTTCATCAACTTTCTCAAGCAGAGAGAGTCGGTCATACTACAGGTCCAGGTCCAGATCCAGATCTAGGTCTAAGTCAAGGTCTTATTCCCAAAGAAGTTCCAGATCAAGGTCAGCCTCTAAATCATCGCGTTCTCGAAGTAGGTCAAGATCAAGTTCTAATCCTAGGCATCAAAAGACTGTTTCCAATTCTCCACGAAATATTTCAGCACGATTAAATGAAAGTAAGTTGAACAAGCCTTCTGACCCTGTAAGAGCAGTTATACTACCAAGTGATAAGGTCGTCATCCCACCAGTTGTCCCAGAGACCCTCCCTGTAATACCCTTAAGTGATAGTCCTCCACCTTCAAGGTGGAAGCCCGGACAAAAACCATGGAAGCCATCTTATGAGCGAATTCAAGAAATGAAAGCTAAAGCAACCCATTTAATACCCCCCCAGACTAATTATAATTTAGTAGTTGTTAAAGAGGCTAACACATCTTCGTATCAAAAGCAACAGGGCAGTTCTGACAGCGATCGAAGCGGCTATTCCAAATACCGCAGTGACAAAAGCTCAGATAGTTGGCAGAGATCGAGAAGCAGGTCCTCTCGAAGCAGGTCGTACTCCAGGTCTTACACAAGATCTAGAAGTCTGTCTAGCTCAAGGACGAAATCTCGTTCTTCTGGCAGATCACCATCACTGAAATACCGCAGTGACAGGTCAGGATACAGTGAGTCAACGTCTTATTTTTCCCTCAGTGATGATGACAgacacagaagcaaaagaaaatctgcatcGGGTGATCAGAACACGCGTTCTCTTAAAGGGAGGCAAGAAACAAGCTCTGAAAGTACCCTTCCTTACAAGGATACGAAGGACTATGATGAGTCTTCTCGAGGAGTGAAAGAGAGTGACAGTTTATCATCTTCAGACTTCTCTACTGACAGCGAGCGTTCTGGTAAAGTGAAGGGAGCCCAAGAAAAGGAAGGCCATTGTCAGTTAGAAGGAGATGCTCAGCAACAGGATAAAAATACCTTCCGTTCTGTGAGAGGGGAGGAGAAATCCAAGTGTGAATGGGATGGTGACCGttctaaaaagaaagcagtcaaAGAGCAATCTTCTGAGCAACCTAGAGGTGGTgcaaaaagtaaacaaaaatccTACTCATGTAGTAAATGGGACTCTGAGTCAAACTCAGAACGGGGAGATGCTCATCGTGGTAGGGGAGATTCCAGACCCTCGTCCGataaagaggaaggagaggccACATCAGGATCTGATACAGAACTTAGTGGTACCAAAAGGAGAAAAACGAAATCCAATTCCTCAGAAGGCGTTCTGGATTCTGATAGTGCATGGAAAGTAAGCAAACAGTTGCCATCTTCAGAATCTGAGAGTTCTCGTTCGAACTCAACGCATACCagaggaaaggcaaaaaaacacaaacacgAATCCaaaaaagctcttaaaaaatcacattccaaaaaagtgaaagaaaaatcaaaagggaaaaaggagaaaaaacacaaagttcagaaaagaaaagaagtgtttCACTGGCAGCCCCCACTGGAGTTTggtgaagaagatgaagaagataTAAATGAAAAGCCACTTATCAAGgatgacaaagaaaagcagcttagCAAGGATGTGAAGGATAAAAAACAAGAAGCTTGTGAAAAGGATGAAATGGTCAAAGACAAAACAGGAAATGGTGAAAAACCCTGTGCAGATGAAAACCTGCTAGTTAAAAATACTACTCCTAATGCCTCACCAAATCAAAATAAACTTAATAACGATAGCATCAATCCTAACACTTCAACCAGTATATTAAACTCAGGAATAAATGTGACTACTTGCAATAACGAGACTGAGCATGCTGAAGAAAGCAACCAGAATGGGTTGGATGTAATTCAGACAGATGACAACATGGAGATTTGCACTCCAGACCGTAACTCACCAGGGAAGGTGGTTGTGGACGCTTTGTCTCCTGTCATTCTCACTGATAAACCTCAGAGTTTAGGTGCTAGTATAAACAAAGATTTACAGACCTCCGAACAAGATGCTGTCAAACCAGGAAACAACATTGCAGACTTCATTAATATTAAAGAAGAAGCAGGAAGGCAAGAGAATAACTCCGTTCCTGCATCTAATGCTAAAGACTGTAGTTTGAAAAGTGAAATTGCTGAAAATGCCCAAAGCAATTCAATTGATAATAAATGGAAGCCCTTGCAAGGTGTTGGTAATCTGCAACCAGCTACAATTAGTACTGCCACGGAAGTGAAAAACGTGGCTGCAGCACCGGAGGCTAAGCCAGCAGGTTTGAGAAttgaaataaaagctaaaaataaagtaaGGCCTGGATCTCTGTTTGACGAGGTTAGGAAGACAGCACGACTAAATCGAAGGCCAAGGAACCAAGAAAGCTCCAGCGAGGAGGAGTCTCCAAGTAGAGATGACAACAGTCCATCCAGGAGCCTCAGCAGGTCTCGAAGTAAATCTGAATCTAAATCCAGACACCGAACGCGGTCTGAATCGTACAGTCACTCAAGAAGCCGATCCCGAAGCTCTACGTATTCTTACAG GTCAAGAAGCTATACAAGAAGCAGAAGTAGAGGCTGGTACAGCAGAGATCGGTCGAGAAGCCGAAGTAGTTCTTACCACAGTTATAAGAGTCGGAG TCGAACCTACAGTAGAAGCCGATCCAGAAGTAGTTCTTATGGTCACCACAGCCGGTCCAG TAGGTCATACACCTATGATAGTTACTATAGCAGAAGTCGAAGTAGAAGTAAAAGGAGCGACAGCTATCGAAGATCTAGAAGTTATGACAGAAGATCCAG ATCTTATGGCTCTGATAGCGAAAGTGATCGCAGTTACTCCAACAACCGAAGTCCCAGTGAGAGCAGCAGATACAGCTGA